One region of Clostridiales bacterium genomic DNA includes:
- a CDS encoding S-layer homology domain-containing protein: protein MKRRILTLLLTLVMVLSLLPGTALAVNDSSAPAVTYADLADINGTALVPDGAGENTELTVADAVRALLLWTGMTEQQLGSFPDDYLAQARSMGMIDTDTDADAPCTLAAYRQMKAVADQMYDALHADKLQPLYMNGMAQPIFPYTTGEVTEGYSNDESDIIRYCVYVETNYDTDDDGKLDLVKALVQIPRAAMEGNYKAATIYEARPYITGCNESMNPGKNLGSESYDISKLYSQPDKRVPAGTATTADAAAAADSADWYYWNPYEQMYDYEDLNWYDYYLVRGFAVVECGGLGTKGSDGFETCGTDLEIDAFKCVIEWLHGDRVAYTDKTSNVAISADWSSGKIGMTGRSYAGTTQFGLATTGVAGLETIVPVAGIASWYEYTNSQGISTNSLVNYSERLGWYCNGRYLDPDDYATIAEKYGNYMYQIQQDQLKSNGDYSEHWATRDYTLDAENIKCPALIVHGLNDDNVRTKEFDLMYQAYQKAGVNVKLLLHQDAHLTPSYPAGNLEFYIDGESYNNVLNRWFSHYLCGVENGAENMAAVTAQSNVDASVWNTYDSWTTDESIALSNADDTGTTTINSDYATQGINRRNWRDALTAGSTDVSAMYTMDVDADTVIKGSVAVSFTASADNYDAPETTSPRGTVDHDNYVGEETNALDHDNYVGAASADGAVTVSLPDGADLIDRDALMVSAMLVDIAPEGTTFPAYNTQGSYVPKTITAGGAWMGGGLNNYDYAELNATDVSYKIIARGWMDLCNPGAGYDSASAGTKVALKVGENHDYTIYLQPNLYTVKEGHKLALVIYTYEPGKANYSQDYQITLENASVSAEIPVDKIPAVPALPFTDVPADTELYAAVKWAYFSAPQITVGVTETTFAPASTCTRAEVVTFLYRLAGEPDVSGTALPFTDVAEDAYYTDAVKWAAANGVTAGTSATTFSPNDTCTRAQAVTLLYNAAGAPAVSDTVSFADVAADAYYADAVAWAAANGVTVGTSATTFSPDDACTRGQIVCMLYRGDTQA, encoded by the coding sequence ATGAAGAGGAGAATCTTGACTCTGCTGCTGACGCTGGTCATGGTGCTGTCGCTTCTGCCCGGCACGGCGCTCGCCGTGAACGACAGCAGCGCACCCGCCGTGACGTATGCCGATCTGGCAGACATCAACGGTACTGCGCTCGTCCCTGACGGCGCAGGCGAAAACACGGAACTGACCGTAGCGGACGCAGTGCGTGCACTGCTGCTGTGGACGGGCATGACCGAGCAGCAGCTCGGCTCGTTCCCGGATGACTATCTGGCTCAGGCCCGCAGCATGGGCATGATCGACACGGACACCGACGCCGACGCGCCCTGCACGCTCGCGGCTTACCGCCAGATGAAGGCGGTCGCCGACCAGATGTATGACGCGCTGCACGCCGACAAGCTGCAGCCGCTGTACATGAACGGTATGGCGCAGCCCATCTTCCCCTACACGACCGGCGAGGTCACGGAGGGCTACAGCAACGACGAGAGCGACATCATCCGCTACTGCGTCTATGTCGAGACCAACTACGACACCGACGACGACGGCAAGCTCGACCTCGTCAAGGCGCTCGTGCAGATCCCGCGCGCAGCGATGGAGGGCAACTACAAGGCGGCCACCATCTACGAGGCGCGCCCGTACATCACCGGCTGCAACGAGAGCATGAACCCCGGCAAGAACCTCGGCAGCGAGAGCTATGACATCTCCAAGCTCTACAGCCAGCCGGACAAGCGCGTGCCCGCCGGCACCGCCACGACCGCGGACGCGGCAGCTGCTGCCGACAGTGCCGACTGGTACTACTGGAACCCGTATGAGCAGATGTACGACTACGAGGACCTCAACTGGTATGACTACTATCTTGTGCGCGGCTTTGCCGTGGTCGAGTGCGGCGGTCTGGGCACGAAGGGCTCCGACGGCTTTGAGACCTGCGGCACCGATCTGGAGATCGATGCGTTCAAGTGCGTGATCGAATGGCTGCACGGCGACCGCGTGGCCTACACCGACAAGACCAGCAACGTCGCCATCTCGGCCGACTGGTCGAGCGGCAAGATCGGCATGACCGGCCGCTCCTACGCCGGCACGACGCAGTTCGGTCTGGCAACGACCGGCGTCGCCGGCCTTGAGACCATCGTCCCCGTCGCCGGCATCGCGAGCTGGTATGAGTACACCAACTCTCAGGGCATCTCCACCAACAGCCTCGTCAACTACTCCGAGCGGCTCGGCTGGTACTGCAACGGCCGCTACCTCGATCCGGACGACTACGCGACCATCGCCGAAAAGTACGGCAACTACATGTACCAGATCCAGCAGGATCAGCTCAAGAGCAACGGCGACTACTCCGAGCACTGGGCGACCCGCGACTACACGCTTGACGCGGAAAACATCAAGTGCCCGGCGCTGATCGTGCACGGCCTCAACGACGACAACGTGCGCACGAAGGAATTTGACCTCATGTATCAGGCCTATCAGAAGGCCGGCGTGAACGTTAAGCTCCTGCTGCATCAGGATGCGCACCTGACCCCGAGCTACCCCGCCGGCAACCTCGAGTTCTACATTGACGGCGAGAGCTACAACAACGTCCTCAACCGCTGGTTCAGCCACTACCTGTGCGGCGTGGAAAACGGCGCCGAGAACATGGCCGCCGTCACCGCGCAGAGCAATGTCGACGCCTCCGTCTGGAACACCTATGACAGCTGGACGACCGACGAGAGCATTGCCCTCTCCAACGCCGACGACACCGGCACGACCACCATCAACAGCGACTACGCCACGCAGGGCATCAACCGCAGAAACTGGCGTGACGCGCTGACCGCCGGCTCCACCGACGTGAGCGCCATGTACACCATGGATGTCGACGCCGACACCGTCATCAAGGGCAGCGTGGCCGTGAGCTTCACCGCCAGCGCTGATAACTATGACGCGCCGGAGACGACCAGCCCGCGCGGCACCGTCGACCACGACAACTATGTCGGCGAAGAGACGAACGCCCTTGACCACGACAACTACGTTGGCGCGGCGAGCGCTGACGGCGCTGTGACCGTGTCCCTGCCGGACGGCGCCGATCTGATCGACCGCGACGCGCTCATGGTCAGCGCCATGCTCGTCGACATCGCGCCCGAGGGCACGACGTTCCCGGCCTACAACACGCAGGGCAGCTATGTGCCCAAGACCATCACCGCCGGCGGCGCGTGGATGGGCGGCGGCCTGAACAACTATGACTACGCCGAGCTCAACGCCACCGACGTCAGCTACAAGATCATTGCGCGCGGCTGGATGGACCTCTGCAACCCCGGCGCTGGCTATGACTCCGCCTCCGCCGGCACGAAGGTCGCCCTCAAGGTCGGCGAGAACCACGACTACACCATCTACCTGCAGCCGAACCTCTACACCGTCAAGGAAGGCCACAAGCTCGCACTCGTGATCTACACCTATGAGCCGGGCAAGGCCAACTACAGCCAGGACTACCAGATCACGCTCGAAAACGCTTCCGTCAGCGCGGAGATCCCCGTTGATAAGATCCCGGCCGTTCCGGCGCTTCCGTTCACGGACGTCCCCGCAGACACCGAGCTCTACGCCGCTGTGAAGTGGGCCTACTTCAGCGCCCCGCAGATCACGGTCGGCGTGACCGAGACCACCTTTGCCCCCGCCAGCACCTGCACCCGTGCCGAGGTTGTCACCTTCCTGTACCGTCTGGCCGGTGAGCCGGATGTGTCCGGCACGGCGCTTCCGTTCACGGATGTGGCCGAGGATGCCTACTATACCGACGCGGTGAAGTGGGCGGCAGCCAACGGCGTGACCGCCGGCACGAGCGCCACCACCTTCAGCCCGAACGACACATGCACGCGCGCACAGGCCGTCACGCTGCTGTATAACGCAGCCGGCGCACCGGCCGTGAGCGACACGGTGAGCTTCGCGGATGTGGCGGCAGACGCCTACTACGCCGATGCTGTTGCATGGGCGGCAGCCAACGGCGTGACCGTCGGCACGAGCGCCACCACCTTCAGCCCGGACGACGCATGCACGCGCGGCCAGATCGTGTGCATGCTCTACCGCGGCGACACGCAGGCCTGA
- a CDS encoding metal-sensing transcriptional repressor codes for MDDEKKTCCCGCSQRKKERSPEEYKRLIHRLNRIEGQIRGIRGMVENDAYCPDILVQSAAAGAALNAFNKELLASHIRTCVVEDIRDGKDEVIDELVATLQKLMK; via the coding sequence ATGGACGATGAGAAAAAAACGTGCTGCTGCGGCTGTTCGCAGCGCAAAAAGGAGCGCTCGCCGGAGGAATACAAGCGGCTCATCCACCGGCTCAACCGCATCGAGGGCCAGATCCGCGGCATCCGCGGCATGGTCGAAAACGACGCCTACTGCCCGGACATTCTCGTGCAGTCGGCGGCGGCGGGCGCGGCGCTCAACGCATTCAATAAGGAGCTGCTGGCCAGTCACATCCGCACCTGCGTCGTCGAGGACATCCGCGACGGCAAGGATGAGGTGATCGACGAGCTGGTGGCGACGCTGCAGAAGCTCATGAAATAA
- a CDS encoding electron transfer flavoprotein subunit beta/FixA family protein yields the protein MLNILVCVKQVPDINLVKMDPVTGSLIRAGVPAILNPLDANALEAAVRVKEAHGGTVTVITMGPDMAKEALRECLAAGADRAVLLSDRAFANADTLATSYVIASAAKLLGAFDLIFCGKESLDGATGQMGSQLAERFGASQISSTAKIVEVDTAAHTITAERDLERGTEVLRAKYPCLLTVEKANFRPRIPNLKRWKASRTAPIAVYSAATIPGLDSAQIGDPGSPTKVPRTYPPEVGAKGSMIDEGSTEKNVDRLFERIADVL from the coding sequence ATGCTGAATATTCTTGTTTGCGTCAAGCAGGTGCCCGACATCAACCTCGTGAAGATGGACCCCGTCACGGGCAGCCTGATCCGCGCGGGCGTGCCGGCGATCCTCAATCCGCTGGACGCCAACGCGCTTGAGGCGGCCGTACGCGTCAAGGAGGCGCACGGCGGCACGGTCACCGTCATCACGATGGGGCCGGACATGGCCAAGGAGGCGCTGCGCGAGTGCCTCGCCGCGGGCGCGGACCGCGCCGTGCTGCTGTCTGACCGCGCGTTTGCCAACGCCGACACCCTCGCCACGAGCTACGTCATTGCGAGCGCGGCAAAGCTGCTCGGTGCGTTTGACCTCATCTTCTGCGGCAAGGAGTCGCTCGACGGCGCGACCGGGCAGATGGGCTCGCAGCTGGCCGAGCGCTTCGGCGCGAGCCAGATCTCCTCGACGGCGAAGATCGTCGAGGTGGACACGGCCGCGCACACCATCACGGCCGAGCGCGACCTCGAGCGCGGCACGGAGGTGCTGCGCGCGAAGTATCCCTGCCTGCTCACGGTCGAGAAGGCGAACTTCCGCCCCCGCATCCCGAACCTGAAGCGCTGGAAGGCCTCGCGCACCGCGCCCATTGCGGTCTACAGCGCGGCCACCATCCCGGGGCTCGACTCCGCGCAGATCGGCGACCCCGGCTCGCCCACGAAAGTGCCGCGCACCTACCCGCCGGAGGTCGGCGCGAAGGGCAGCATGATCGACGAGGGCAGCACGGAAAAGAACGTGGACCGGCTCTTCGAGCGGATCGCGGACGTGCTTTGA
- the murB gene encoding UDP-N-acetylmuramate dehydrogenase encodes MTNLDPIVRALREQLPELELLEYEPMRAHCSFRIGGPARALVRPASAEETAAVCRIVRGGGAQPLLIGNGTNLLITDGDVDRIVVQMGERMADVARTDATHLRAGAGIPLARLAQAALGYGLAGLEFAHGIPGSLGGAVSMNAGAYGGEMKDVVVSTRYLDHDLNLCEAEGAAHDFGYRHSVFSDTDCVVLGSTLALTPGDPAEIRARMLDLSERRRSRQPLDLPSAGSTFKRPVGGYAAALIDAAGLKGYAVGGAQVSEKHAGFVVNRGGATFDDVLRLMDHIRSEVLRTSGVELEPEVKIIRG; translated from the coding sequence ATGACGAATCTCGACCCCATCGTCCGCGCGCTGCGCGAGCAGCTGCCGGAGCTGGAGCTTTTGGAATACGAACCGATGCGCGCGCACTGCTCGTTTCGCATCGGCGGGCCGGCGCGCGCGCTCGTGCGCCCCGCGTCCGCGGAGGAGACGGCGGCCGTCTGCCGCATCGTGCGCGGCGGCGGCGCGCAGCCGCTCCTCATCGGCAACGGCACGAACCTGCTGATCACCGACGGCGATGTTGACCGCATCGTCGTGCAGATGGGCGAGCGCATGGCGGACGTGGCGCGCACCGACGCGACGCACCTGCGCGCGGGCGCGGGCATCCCGCTCGCGCGGCTGGCGCAGGCGGCGCTGGGCTATGGGCTCGCGGGGCTGGAATTTGCCCACGGCATCCCCGGCTCGCTGGGCGGCGCGGTGTCGATGAACGCGGGCGCTTACGGCGGCGAGATGAAGGACGTCGTCGTCTCCACGCGCTATCTTGACCATGACCTGAACCTGTGCGAGGCAGAGGGCGCGGCGCATGATTTCGGCTACCGGCACAGCGTGTTTTCCGACACGGACTGCGTCGTGCTCGGCAGCACGCTCGCGCTCACGCCGGGCGACCCGGCGGAGATCCGGGCACGTATGCTCGACCTGAGCGAGCGCCGCCGCAGCCGCCAGCCGCTCGACCTGCCGAGCGCGGGCAGCACGTTCAAGCGCCCTGTTGGGGGCTACGCCGCTGCGCTCATCGACGCGGCCGGCCTCAAGGGCTATGCCGTCGGCGGCGCGCAGGTGAGTGAAAAGCACGCGGGCTTCGTTGTCAACCGCGGCGGGGCCACGTTTGACGATGTGCTGCGGCTCATGGATCACATCCGCAGCGAGGTGCTGCGCACGTCCGGCGTGGAGCTCGAGCCGGAAGTGAAGATCATCCGGGGGTGA
- a CDS encoding FAD-binding oxidoreductase — MTKYNQVTPEIAAQLQAIVGAKRFFAGDAVKDDFSHDEMPIYGKYYPEVVCEAESTEEVSAILRVCYDNNIPVTPRGAGTGLVGGCVPLCGGVVLCTTRMNKILSYDMNNLVVHIQPGVLLCDLAADALTHGLMYPPDPGEKTATVGGNVSTNAGGMRAVKYGVTRDYVLAMTVVLPDGRVMELGKTVCKTSSGYSLLHLMIGSEGTLGVITELTLKLIPKPEMNVSLILPFADVETAIASVPKIKLANLDPQSIEFMERDIVDSSAAFTGNTIFPTVVDGKEAGAYILVTLVGDSEAELTAKMDRLGALAEQCGAYDTLVVWTDGLKKDVWAARSAFLTVIEADTKLLDEMDVVVPVDRIAEFLVYTRATGKAEGITIRNFGHAGDGNLHIYCCANDMALDEFKRRSKAVMDKCYAKCIEFGGQVSGEHAIGHAKKQYLVESAGETAFGLMQAIKQVFDPKGILNPGKVCTNVEEG, encoded by the coding sequence ATGACGAAATACAATCAGGTCACGCCGGAGATCGCCGCGCAGCTTCAGGCCATCGTGGGCGCGAAGCGCTTTTTCGCAGGCGACGCGGTGAAGGACGACTTCAGCCACGACGAAATGCCCATTTACGGCAAGTATTACCCCGAGGTGGTCTGCGAGGCCGAGAGCACCGAGGAAGTGTCCGCAATTCTGCGCGTGTGCTATGACAACAACATCCCCGTCACGCCGCGCGGCGCGGGCACGGGCCTCGTCGGTGGATGCGTGCCGCTGTGCGGCGGCGTGGTGCTGTGCACGACGCGCATGAACAAGATCCTCTCCTATGACATGAACAACCTCGTCGTGCACATCCAGCCCGGCGTGCTGCTGTGCGACCTCGCGGCCGACGCGCTCACGCACGGCCTGATGTACCCGCCCGACCCGGGCGAAAAGACCGCGACCGTGGGCGGCAACGTGTCCACGAACGCGGGCGGCATGCGCGCCGTGAAGTACGGCGTCACGCGCGACTATGTGCTGGCCATGACTGTGGTGCTGCCCGACGGCAGAGTCATGGAGCTCGGCAAGACCGTGTGCAAGACCAGCTCCGGCTACAGCCTGCTGCACCTGATGATCGGCTCGGAGGGCACGCTTGGCGTCATCACGGAGCTGACGCTCAAGCTCATCCCGAAGCCGGAAATGAACGTGAGCCTCATCCTCCCGTTTGCCGACGTGGAGACCGCCATCGCCTCCGTGCCGAAGATCAAGCTGGCCAACCTCGACCCGCAGTCGATCGAGTTCATGGAGCGCGACATCGTCGATTCCTCGGCGGCATTCACCGGCAACACCATCTTCCCCACGGTCGTGGACGGCAAAGAGGCGGGCGCGTACATCCTCGTCACCCTCGTCGGCGACAGCGAGGCCGAACTGACCGCGAAGATGGACCGCCTCGGCGCGCTTGCCGAGCAGTGCGGCGCGTACGACACGCTCGTCGTCTGGACCGACGGCTTGAAAAAGGACGTCTGGGCCGCGCGCAGCGCGTTCCTGACCGTCATCGAGGCGGACACGAAGCTGCTCGACGAGATGGACGTCGTCGTGCCGGTCGACCGCATCGCGGAGTTTCTCGTCTACACCCGCGCCACCGGCAAGGCGGAGGGCATCACCATCCGCAACTTCGGCCACGCGGGCGACGGCAACCTGCACATCTACTGCTGCGCCAACGACATGGCGCTCGACGAGTTCAAGCGCCGCAGCAAGGCCGTCATGGACAAATGCTATGCCAAGTGCATCGAGTTCGGCGGGCAGGTCTCCGGCGAGCACGCCATCGGCCACGCAAAGAAGCAGTACCTGGTGGAGTCCGCCGGCGAGACGGCGTTCGGGCTCATGCAGGCGATCAAGCAGGTGTTTGACCCCAAGGGCATCCTCAACCCCGGCAAGGTCTGCACCAATGTGGAGGAGGGCTGA
- a CDS encoding MATE family efflux transporter — MRLIREEKTFIREAVLLMLPMILQNFVTFSMSMADTFMVGVLGETALAAVTMANSPFYVMQLMIFGVQSGMSVLVAQYHGRGDQEAINRVMGIALFVSTTITGLLAITAFCIPEQIMRVLTNNADLVAPGAAYTRYVGFSYFFSAISGVYIAAQRSTENPRLGAVLLTVSGALNIFLNWVLIYGKLGAPMLGCAGAAVATLISRAFEVAVLCVYAAVSRRLPLMPRALLHPGRVIAKDFAKYALPVVCNECLWSLAFSLYTVIMGHMADNTPILSAYTIAGNLQRMMTPASFAAGGAAAVLIGREIGRGNRGSVQRKAWVLDALALVVGFVCMGIIALVRNVLLRPYILPLMHMEGEACDIAMYMMGILMLVQPVSSVSLTNIVGVLRGGGDVRYAMLCDVGPLYAVCLPLAALAALVWKLDIRYVYPLMSIDVIVQIFLCFPRLRSGRWIHDVTRGAGELEA; from the coding sequence ATGCGTCTCATCCGCGAGGAAAAAACCTTCATCCGGGAGGCCGTTTTGCTCATGCTCCCGATGATCTTGCAAAATTTTGTGACGTTTTCCATGTCCATGGCCGACACGTTCATGGTCGGCGTGCTCGGCGAGACGGCGCTCGCCGCCGTGACGATGGCCAACAGTCCGTTTTACGTCATGCAGCTGATGATCTTCGGCGTGCAGAGCGGCATGAGCGTGCTCGTGGCGCAGTACCACGGCCGCGGCGATCAGGAGGCCATCAACCGCGTGATGGGCATCGCGCTGTTCGTGTCCACGACGATCACGGGCCTGCTCGCCATCACGGCGTTCTGCATCCCGGAGCAGATCATGCGCGTGCTCACCAACAATGCCGACCTCGTCGCGCCCGGCGCGGCGTACACGCGCTACGTCGGCTTTTCGTATTTCTTCTCCGCCATCAGCGGCGTGTACATCGCCGCCCAGCGCAGCACGGAAAATCCCCGCCTCGGCGCCGTGCTGCTCACCGTGTCCGGCGCGCTGAACATCTTCCTCAACTGGGTGCTCATCTACGGCAAGCTCGGCGCGCCCATGCTCGGCTGCGCGGGCGCGGCCGTCGCCACGCTCATCAGCCGCGCGTTCGAGGTCGCGGTGCTGTGCGTGTATGCCGCCGTCAGCCGCCGGCTGCCGCTCATGCCGCGCGCGCTGCTGCACCCCGGCCGCGTGATCGCAAAGGACTTCGCCAAATACGCCCTGCCCGTCGTGTGCAACGAGTGCCTGTGGTCGCTCGCGTTTTCGCTCTACACGGTCATCATGGGGCATATGGCGGACAACACGCCCATCCTCTCGGCCTACACCATCGCCGGGAATCTGCAGCGCATGATGACCCCGGCGTCGTTCGCCGCGGGCGGCGCGGCCGCCGTGCTCATCGGGCGGGAGATCGGCCGCGGCAACCGCGGCAGCGTGCAGCGCAAGGCGTGGGTGCTCGACGCTCTGGCGCTCGTCGTCGGATTCGTGTGCATGGGCATCATCGCGCTCGTGCGCAATGTGCTGCTGCGGCCGTACATCCTGCCGCTGATGCACATGGAGGGCGAAGCGTGCGACATTGCGATGTATATGATGGGGATCTTGATGCTCGTGCAGCCGGTGTCGAGCGTGAGCCTGACGAACATCGTCGGCGTGCTGCGCGGCGGCGGCGACGTGCGCTATGCGATGCTGTGCGATGTCGGGCCGCTGTACGCCGTGTGCCTGCCGCTGGCGGCGCTCGCGGCGCTGGTGTGGAAGCTCGACATCCGGTATGTGTACCCGCTCATGTCGATCGATGTGATCGTGCAGATCTTTTTGTGTTTCCCGCGGCTGCGCTCCGGCAGGTGGATCCACGATGTGACCCGCGGCGCGGGGGAGCTGGAGGCGTGA
- the rpmB gene encoding 50S ribosomal protein L28, translated as MAKCQFCDKGLSFGIKVSHSHRRSNRTWKPNVKRVKAIVDGKPQHVYACTRCLRSGKVTRAV; from the coding sequence ATGGCAAAATGTCAGTTTTGCGACAAGGGCTTGAGCTTCGGCATCAAAGTGAGCCACTCTCACCGCCGCTCGAACCGCACTTGGAAACCCAATGTGAAGCGCGTCAAGGCCATCGTGGACGGCAAACCCCAGCACGTCTACGCATGCACCCGCTGCCTCCGCAGCGGCAAGGTCACCCGCGCTGTGTGA
- a CDS encoding electron transfer flavoprotein subunit alpha/FixB family protein yields the protein MNKTDYKDMWVFIERDGDSVLPVSLELCSETRKLCDASGEKLVAVIVGSISDGELQRVLDCGVDKVIHVTGTGYDYFNNDAYTNLFTVLCRKYRPTAVMVGGTINGRDFAPRFAARLGTGCTSDATELVWDPKTTDIEFVEPAVGGKMMAVITVPVARPQVGTIRPGTFKCVPCGARAHEVTEEHIDFPVADIRTEILDFRADDLDESLNIADADVIVCVGNAIKGADALPRYRRLAERLGGKVACTRPVFDRGVLPFKLVIGQSGAVVKPKLLLSFGVSGAVNHVTGFSDADVVVAVNTDPEAAIFNYCTYGIVGDMDEVCEAMLAKLGE from the coding sequence GTGAATAAGACAGATTACAAAGACATGTGGGTCTTCATCGAGCGCGACGGCGACAGCGTGCTGCCGGTCTCGCTCGAGCTGTGCTCGGAAACGCGCAAGCTCTGCGATGCGAGCGGCGAGAAACTCGTCGCGGTCATCGTCGGCAGCATCTCGGACGGCGAGCTGCAGCGCGTGCTCGACTGCGGCGTGGACAAGGTCATCCACGTGACCGGCACGGGCTATGACTACTTCAATAACGATGCGTACACCAACCTCTTCACCGTCCTGTGCCGGAAGTACCGGCCCACGGCGGTCATGGTCGGCGGCACGATCAACGGGCGCGACTTTGCGCCGCGCTTCGCCGCGCGCCTCGGCACCGGCTGCACTTCGGACGCGACCGAGCTCGTCTGGGATCCCAAGACGACGGACATCGAGTTCGTTGAGCCTGCTGTCGGCGGCAAGATGATGGCCGTCATCACCGTTCCGGTGGCGCGCCCGCAGGTCGGCACGATCCGCCCGGGCACGTTCAAGTGTGTGCCCTGCGGCGCGCGTGCGCACGAGGTCACCGAGGAGCACATCGACTTCCCGGTCGCGGACATCCGCACCGAGATTCTCGATTTCCGCGCCGACGATCTCGACGAGAGCCTGAACATCGCGGACGCGGACGTGATCGTCTGCGTCGGCAACGCGATCAAGGGGGCGGACGCCCTGCCGCGCTACCGCCGCCTGGCCGAGCGCCTCGGCGGCAAGGTCGCCTGCACGCGTCCGGTGTTTGACCGCGGCGTGCTGCCGTTCAAGCTCGTCATCGGGCAGTCCGGCGCCGTGGTCAAGCCGAAGCTGCTGCTGTCGTTCGGCGTGTCGGGCGCGGTCAACCACGTCACGGGCTTTTCGGACGCGGACGTGGTCGTCGCCGTGAACACCGATCCCGAGGCGGCGATCTTCAACTACTGCACCTACGGCATCGTCGGCGACATGGACGAGGTCTGCGAGGCCATGCTCGCAAAGCTCGGCGAGTGA
- the hprK gene encoding HPr(Ser) kinase/phosphatase has protein sequence MGAPHYTVALQKIAAEQGLTVLHAAQDYATREIRTADVNRPGLQLAGFYNYFDPERMQIIGRVESTYLETLTPDQRRERFEQFMRYNIIGLVICHGMDPFPECLEMAEKYDRNLFLVRKDTSEFMADLIAALSSYLAPRLTQHGVLVEVFGEGVLITGDSGVGKSETALELIKRGHRLVADDAVEIKRINRTTLMGSAPEMIRYYMELRGIGVIDARQIYGVGAVKPETRVDLVVQLEPWEDGRAYDRLGLTTEYCEILNVRVPCVTIPVGPGRNLAVILELAAMNNRQKGMGYNAAQKLADEHDRSIDLGIGF, from the coding sequence ATGGGCGCACCGCATTATACCGTCGCGCTGCAAAAGATCGCTGCCGAGCAGGGGCTGACCGTCCTGCACGCGGCCCAGGACTACGCCACGCGCGAGATCCGCACCGCCGACGTCAACCGCCCGGGGCTGCAGCTCGCCGGGTTTTACAACTACTTCGACCCCGAACGGATGCAGATCATCGGCCGCGTCGAGAGCACGTATCTCGAGACGCTGACCCCCGACCAGCGGCGCGAACGCTTTGAGCAGTTCATGCGCTACAACATCATCGGCCTCGTCATCTGCCACGGGATGGATCCGTTTCCCGAGTGTCTGGAGATGGCCGAAAAGTACGACCGCAACCTCTTTCTCGTGCGCAAGGACACGTCGGAGTTCATGGCCGACCTCATCGCCGCGCTCTCGAGCTATCTCGCCCCGCGTCTGACGCAGCACGGCGTGCTCGTCGAGGTGTTCGGCGAGGGCGTGCTCATCACGGGCGATAGCGGCGTGGGCAAGAGCGAGACGGCGCTCGAGCTCATCAAGCGCGGCCACCGCCTCGTCGCGGACGACGCCGTGGAGATCAAGCGCATCAACCGCACGACGCTCATGGGCTCCGCGCCCGAGATGATCCGCTACTACATGGAGCTGCGCGGCATCGGCGTGATCGACGCGCGGCAGATCTACGGCGTCGGCGCGGTCAAGCCCGAGACGCGCGTGGATCTCGTCGTGCAGCTCGAGCCGTGGGAGGACGGCCGGGCCTATGACCGGCTGGGCCTGACGACGGAATACTGCGAGATCCTCAACGTGCGCGTGCCGTGCGTGACGATCCCGGTCGGGCCGGGACGCAACCTCGCGGTCATCCTCGAGCTCGCCGCCATGAACAACCGCCAGAAGGGCATGGGCTACAACGCGGCGCAGAAGCTCGCCGACGAGCACGACCGCAGCATCGACCTCGGCATCGGGTTCTGA